The segment CTGACCAGCGTCGGCGGCTACCCCGGCAACGACGAGAAGGGGCGCGAGCTGCAATCCTCGGTCGATGGCACCAGGCTGATGAACGATTTCTTCGCGGCGGTGGAATGGCTGCTAGCGCACGAGGACTCGACCGGCAAGGTCGGGATCACCGGCTTTTGCTATGGCGGCGGCGTGGCGAACGCGGCGGCGGTGGCCTACCCGGAACTCGGCGGCGCAGTGCCGTTCTACGGCCGCCAGCCCGCCCCCGAGGATGTGGCAAGGATCAAGGCGCCGCTGCTGATCCACTATGCCGAACTGGACACCAGGGTGAACGAGGGCTGGCCCGCCTATGAGGCCGCGCTCAAGGCCGCGGGGGTGACCTACGAGGCGTTCATCTATCCCGGCGTGAACCACGGCTTCCACAACGATTCAACGCCCCGTTACGATCAGGCGGCGGCGGAACTGGCGTGGGAACGCACGGTGGCGTTCTTCAAGGCCAATCTGGGTTAGAGTGGCGATGGCGGCCATAGCACACCGCGTCCGGCACGACCGGGAAAGCGGCGCTACAGCCACGGGTGGTCGAAGCTGACATCGTAGGTTTCGACGCCGACCCGAATACGCGCCCGGTCGACAGGCGTGTTCAGGAGTGCGGCAATCTCCTTGCCAATCAGCCAGAAATGACCCGGTCTTGCCGTGCCGTTCGTTTCATCGCACATGATGGATCGCGCGTTGTTCGTGGCGTTTCGTCCCTTGAAGGTGCACGTGCCATATTCGTCCGGATTGCCGATGAGGTGGCCGAATTCATGGGCGATGGCCGCGCCGGTATGCCCCCCGTCATCGACACCCCAATAAAGCGTGTTGATCGTTCCGTCAGCCGGAGAGGTCGGAGAGGATGTCTTGACCGCCACCACAGTGTAATCAGCGGTCGTGCTGTCGGTGACCCAGGTGAAATCGAACTCGATCTTGTATTGTTCGAGCGGATCGCCGGTGCCGTCCACCGCCACGAACCAGGCGGCACTCCAGCGTTCCTCGATGCGCGACTTCCAGTTCAGCTTCACGTCTTCCGTCACGCTTGCGCCGACATGCGTGTTCGGGATCGCGGCCGCGGTCATCCGGTTCAGATAGGCGTTGTGCTCGGCGCTTCCCCCGGAAAGCGCACAGAAGGTCAGGCTGACCGCAATCGATCTGTCCTGCTTGCCCACCCCGGCGTGACCGACCCGGAAAGAGGTCGGCCAGTCGTAGGGCGTGCCGTTGTGAAACTGCTGGATCCTGGCGTTCACCGGGCGGCTTGCCGCGACCCGCCGCATCTGGGCCATGCCGCCTCTCTGCGCAGCCGCCTGCACGATGTTCGGGGGAATGACGGGGGGCGGTTCTGGGCGGGACCGCCGCGCTGCATCGGGGCCGGGTTCACCTGGCGGACAGTCGGCTGAACCGGCGTCGGCATCGCGACGCCCTGCGGAAAGAGAATGCCGTTCGCATATTGCCATGCGTTTGCATACTGGCCCTTTTTTCCGGCAGGGACGGCATCCCACGCCGCCTTTATCCGCGCAAGGAACAGCGGGTTGTTCTGGAAGTTCTTGGGTTTCAGGCAATGGGTCAGATTGTGGATCGAGCTTTTGCTCGCCCGTTCATATTGCGGGTTGGCCGCCCGGACGGCCGCCATGTAGGTATTGAACTCCGGCTGCGCCCAAGTGACCATGGCACCCTCCCCAAAATCCCCGAAAAACATGGGCGAAAGGATAGGCAAGGGTGGCGGATTCGGCAAGCGCGGCGATCGGGCCGCCTCTTGCCGGGCCAGAAGACCCTGCGGTTTCCGGCGTCGCGACGGGTGGCTTGGTTCCGCGGGAGCCCGGCTACACCAGCGCCAGCAGCAGCGCGCCGCCGCCCAGCACGCAGGCCAGACAGGGAAGCAGGGTCTGCGAGAGGATGCGGCCCTCCTGCCCTTTCAGGCCGACGGTGGCACAGCCGGCGATGATGTTGTGCGGGGCGACGATGTTGCCGATGCCGGCACCGAAGGTCTGCCCGGCCAGCATCACCGGCACCGGCAGCGCCAGCGCCGTCGCGGTCGTTGCCTGGAATTCGGAAAACAGGATGTTCGATGCGGTGGCCGAACCGGTGACGAAGGTGCCCAGCACGCCGATGCTCGGCGCCAGCAGCGGCCAGGCGGCGCCGGCATGGGCCGCAGCCTCGGCCAGGGTGACGACCATGCCGGAATGCACCATGATCCGCGCCAGCCCCAGCATCACCAGAAGCGCCAGCCCCACCGGCAGCAGGCGGTGCAGCGCCGCCGCGATGGCGGGCAGCAGATAGCCGCCCCGCCCGGTGGCCAGCGCCCCGGCGATCAGGCCCAGCGCAAGGATGGTGCCGGGATGATAGAGCGGCTGGAACGCGCCGCTGAACCCGCCCGGCAGCGCCCAGCGCAGTGCGAGCGAAGACAGCGGTTCCTGCAGCGCCGGGACCAGTCGGCTGACCAGCACCAGACCGAGGATGCAGGCATAAGGCGCAAGGTCGGCTAGGTGGGTGCGCGACAGCGGCACGGTTTGCCGCGACGGGTCGCGCCGGCGCAGCACCAGCACGAAGGCGCCGCAGCCGATCAGCGCGCCGCCCAGCGTCGGCAGTTCCGGCCCGACCAGCGCCGCCAGCGCGACCGACGGCACGAAGAAGCACAGGGCCGCCAGCGCGCCCCAGCCCAGATCGGCGCGGCGCAGCGGTGCGTCATCGGCCAGACGCAGCAGCGTCAGGATCAGCACGATGCCCACCGCGGCGGGCAACACCGCGGCCCACAGGGCGATGTCGGCGGCAGCGACGCCCGTGATGGTCGCCTGCGTCAGCACCGGCGTGCCTGCCGCGCCAAAGCAGACCCCCGCCGCATGGCCGACCAGCGCCAGCACCACCGCACGCACCGGGGTGAAGCCCAGGCCGACCAGCAGCGGCGCGCCCAGCGCCACCGGGGTGCCGAAGCCTGCGGCCCCTTCCATGAACAGCCCGAAGAACCAGGCGATCAGCAGCACGAGGATGCGCCTGTCATCGGCCAGCCCGCTCAGCAGGCTGCGGATGCGGTCGATGGCGCCCGAGCGTTGCTGCACCTCGTAGATCGCCAGCGCGGGCAGGATGATCCACAGGATCGTGGCCGCGGCATGCAGCGCCTCGGCGGCGGTGCCCACGGCGGCCTGCGGCACGCCGATGGTTCCCCCGGACCCCGCGGTCAGATCGAAGGCGGTCGTGGCCAGCAGCAGGGCCGCAGCCAGCCCCGCCCCGCCCGCAACGGCCGCCGACAGCCGCAGAACCCCCATGCCCAGCAGCACGACAAGAATGGGAAGCATCGCCAGCAGAACGGGAATGACGGCAACCTC is part of the Paracoccaceae bacterium Fryx2 genome and harbors:
- the yghX gene encoding YghX family hydrolase, which encodes MTRLTAKDFHPELLELYDFYAHGRITKREFLEKAGKYTVGGMTAVTLLGLMSPDYALAEQVSFTDPDIVAEYVTYPSPNGHGEVRGYMVRPAAATGKLPAVVVVHENRGLNPYIEDVARRVAKAGFLALAPDGLTSVGGYPGNDEKGRELQSSVDGTRLMNDFFAAVEWLLAHEDSTGKVGITGFCYGGGVANAAAVAYPELGGAVPFYGRQPAPEDVARIKAPLLIHYAELDTRVNEGWPAYEAALKAAGVTYEAFIYPGVNHGFHNDSTPRYDQAAAELAWERTVAFFKANLG
- a CDS encoding L-lactate permease; amino-acid sequence: MLPILVVLLGMGVLRLSAAVAGGAGLAAALLLATTAFDLTAGSGGTIGVPQAAVGTAAEALHAAATILWIILPALAIYEVQQRSGAIDRIRSLLSGLADDRRILVLLIAWFFGLFMEGAAGFGTPVALGAPLLVGLGFTPVRAVVLALVGHAAGVCFGAAGTPVLTQATITGVAAADIALWAAVLPAAVGIVLILTLLRLADDAPLRRADLGWGALAALCFFVPSVALAALVGPELPTLGGALIGCGAFVLVLRRRDPSRQTVPLSRTHLADLAPYACILGLVLVSRLVPALQEPLSSLALRWALPGGFSGAFQPLYHPGTILALGLIAGALATGRGGYLLPAIAAALHRLLPVGLALLVMLGLARIMVHSGMVVTLAEAAAHAGAAWPLLAPSIGVLGTFVTGSATASNILFSEFQATTATALALPVPVMLAGQTFGAGIGNIVAPHNIIAGCATVGLKGQEGRILSQTLLPCLACVLGGGALLLALV